The window CGCTCGCCTGCCTGCACATCAGCGGACTCGGTGATCAGAACAGCCTCGGCGGCACGCTCGCCGCGGTCGGGATGGCGCTGGGGCTGGCCCTCGCCCTCGGGGTGTGGAACGGCTGGCTCGTGGCGGTCCTGGGCATCCAGCCGATCATCGCGACACTGATCCTGATGGTCGCGGGCCGCGGTATCGCCCAGCTGATCACCGGCGGCCAGATCATCACCGTCAATTCGCATCCCTACGAATGGATCGGCAGCGGGTTCACCTTCGGCCTGCCCAGCGCGATCCTCATCGCGCTCGCGGTGTTCGCCATCGCCGCGGTGCTGGTCCGCCGGTCGGCGCTGGGGCTGCTGGTCGAATCGGTGGGCGGCAACCCGGAGGCGGGCAGGCTCGCCGGGCTCCGGTCGGCCCGGCTGATCTGGCTCACCTACGTCTTCTGTGCGCTCTGCGCCGGCATCGCCGGACTGATGATCAGCGCGAACGTGCACAGCGCCGACGGCAACAACGCCGGACAGTTCATCGAACTCGACGCGATCCTCGCCGTCGTCATCGGCGGGACCCTGCTGACCGGTGGCCGGTTCTCGCTCACCGGTTCGGTCATCGGCGCGCTGCTCATCCAGACGTTGACGACGACCGTGTACGCGCTCGGCATCGCGCCGCAGGCGATCATGCTGTTCAAGGCCGTGGTCGTGCTGGCGGTCTGCCTGCTGCAGTCGCCGGTGTTCCGCAAGAAGCTCGCGAGGCGGCGGAAAGCGGTCCCGCCGCCTGCCGCCGTCGTGCCGGAGAAGGTGGAGGCCGGGGTATGACGACACTCGACCGCGTCAAGGGCTATCGGCCGCGGCAGCGGCATCTGCCGATCCTCGCGACGATGGCGATGCTCGTCGGCGCGTACATCTACGGCGCTTCGAGCTACACGGCGTTCGGCTCCGGGCAGGTCGTGCTCGACCTGTTCATCAACAACGCCTTCCTGCTGGTGGTCGCCGTCGGGATGACGTTCGTGATCCTCACCGGTGGGATCGACCTGTCGGTCGGCTCGGTGGTCGCACTGTCCACAGTGGTCTCCGCCGACCTGCTGCAGAACCAGGGCTGGCCGGTTTTCGCGGTGATCCCCGCGGTACTGGCGATCGGCGCGGCGCTGGGCTTCGGGATGGGCGTGCTGATCCAGGTCTTCGAGATCCAGCCGTTCATCGCGACGCTCATCGGGATGTTCTTCGCCAGGGGGCTCTGCTACACGATCAGCACCCAGGCGTACTCGATCGACGATCCGACGGTCGCGAGCCTCGCGCAGACGCAGATCCCGCTCGGTGGTGAGCTGCACATCTCGATCGGCGTGGTCGTCGCGCTGGTCGTGGTCGCCGTCGCCGCGTACGTCCTGTACGGAACGCGGTTCGGCCGGACGGTCTACGCGATCGGCGGGAACCCGAAGTCCGCGCTGCTGATGGGCTTG of the Amycolatopsis lurida genome contains:
- a CDS encoding ABC transporter permease — protein: MTKHRLFWPVVALLALLLGDLIVHPAFFAIEFRDGHLYGNLIDILKNGAPLILIAIGMTLVVATRGIDLSVGAVVAISGALACLHISGLGDQNSLGGTLAAVGMALGLALALGVWNGWLVAVLGIQPIIATLILMVAGRGIAQLITGGQIITVNSHPYEWIGSGFTFGLPSAILIALAVFAIAAVLVRRSALGLLVESVGGNPEAGRLAGLRSARLIWLTYVFCALCAGIAGLMISANVHSADGNNAGQFIELDAILAVVIGGTLLTGGRFSLTGSVIGALLIQTLTTTVYALGIAPQAIMLFKAVVVLAVCLLQSPVFRKKLARRRKAVPPPAAVVPEKVEAGV
- the yjfF gene encoding galactofuranose ABC transporter, permease protein YjfF, which encodes MTTLDRVKGYRPRQRHLPILATMAMLVGAYIYGASSYTAFGSGQVVLDLFINNAFLLVVAVGMTFVILTGGIDLSVGSVVALSTVVSADLLQNQGWPVFAVIPAVLAIGAALGFGMGVLIQVFEIQPFIATLIGMFFARGLCYTISTQAYSIDDPTVASLAQTQIPLGGELHISIGVVVALVVVAVAAYVLYGTRFGRTVYAIGGNPKSALLMGLNVGRTRISVYTLSGFCSALGGLLLVLYKSSGDPLNGVGLELTAIAAVVIGGTLLTGGSGYVLGTVLGIMVLGIIQTLITFDGTLNSWWTSIITGALLFAFIVLQRLVGRRTT